The Cytobacillus firmus genome segment CTCCTGAAAAATAATTTAGAACACAAAAAACTCCCGTCCCCAAAAAGGGACGAGAGTTACCCGCGTTGCCACCCTAGTTGAAAGCATAAGCTTTCCACCTTAAATCCATAACGGTTTTAACCGAAAGCATTTACTTTTCCCGGAAAATACCGGGTGTTCCATGCTTTGCTCGAGGATGGATTCACAGGGTTTATTCACCGGTTCACACCAGCCACCGGCTCTCTACAGAACAAAGTTCCTGTTACTAGTTCCTCTCATTGCTTTTCAGCTATAAGAATTTTGTAATTCATAATGTACTACAATTATGTTCCATTTGCAACCAAAATATTCAAATTGCTAATTGCTTGGACTCTTTAATCATTTCAACAAAATAGCCTGTCAGGCGATGGTCTTCTGTCAGTTCCGGATGGAAGGAGCACCCGAGGAATCTGCCTTCGCGCGCGGCCACAATCCGGCCATTGTGCTTGGCTAGGATTTCAACATTTTCTCCCGCCTCGACAATATGCGGCGCACGAATAAAGACGGCCGCAAAGTCTTCTGCCACTCCGGCAATATCCAGATCAGCCTCAAAGCTTTCACGCTGGCGGCCGAATGAATTTCTTTCCACCCGGACATCCATTACACCAATATGAGGTTCATCATAGCCAATAATGTGTTTTGCAAGGAGAATCAGCCCGGCACATGTACCGAACATCGGCTTTCCTGATTGGGCAAACTCCTTAAGGCTGTCCATAAAATCATATTTATCAATGAGGCGTCTCATGGTCGTGCTCTCGCCGCCAGGCAGGATCAGCCCGTCCACCTCATCAAGCTGCTCTTTGCGTTTGATGACCACAGCTTCTGCGCCACATGCTTCTACCGATAGCACATGCTCTCTGACAGCACCCTGCAGCCCTAATACTCCAACCTTTATCATATCTATTCTCCTTACCAGCCGCGCTCCTGCATACGAGCTTCAGGAGCCAATGAAGAAATTTCGATTCCCTTCATCGGTGTGCCAAGTTCTTTTGAAAGTTCAGCAATTAGTTTGTAGTCCTGATAATGTGTAGTTGCTTCCACAATCGCACGTGCAAATTTCGCAGGGTTTTCAGATTTGAAGATACCTGAACCTACGAACACACCGTCAGCACCAAGCTCCATCATTAGAGCTGCATCTGCAGGTGTTGCAACGCCGCCTGCTGCGAAGTTTACGACTGGAAGGCGTCCAAGGCTCTTGATTTCCAAAAGAAGCTCATATGGCGCTCCCAAAAGCTTAGCTTCTGTCATTAACTCATCTTCATTCATGCCGACAACCTTGCGCACCTGTGCATTCACCTTGCGGATATGGCGCACAGCTTCAACAATGTTTCCAGTCCCAGGCTCACCCTTTGTGCGAAGCATGGAAGCACCTTCGCCAATACGGCGTGCTGCTTCGCCTAAATCACGGCATCCGCAAACGAATGGAACAGTGTAGTCTCTTTTATTCAAATGGTATTCTTCATCAGCAGGAGTTAAAACTTCACTCTCATCTATGTAATCGACACCCATCGCTTCAAGTATACGAGCTTCTACAATATGGCCGATACGCGCTTTTGCCATTACCGGGATTGAAACTGCACCCATTACTTCTTCCATAATGCGCGGATCTGCCATACGCGCCACCCCGCCGGCTGCACGGATATCAGAAGGAACGCGCTCAAGTGCCATAACTGCTACTGCACCAGCTTCTTCTGCGATTTTTGCCTGCTCAGCGTTAACGACGTCCATAATAACGCCGCCTTTTTGCATTTCTGCCATTCCCCGTTTAACACGATCTGTACCTGTCTTCATGTTTATCCCCCTTCGTAAATACCATCTGCTTTGGATGGGTTAAATATTATGATAAAAATAACTTTTCAAAAAAAGGAAAATAGATTAACTTACTCGGAATTTTCCCTATTGAAAATATGCAATGAAAAAGGGCTCCTGTCAAGACAGGAAAGCCCTTTTTCTTAAAACCAACCTTTTACAGTTGAGGAAACACTACCCCATAGGTCACCAAAGAAACCTCCGATGCTGCGCATAGTCAGCACGAACCAGTTTGCTTTTTCAACACTTTCAGCGGCTACAACATCCACCTGGATATTGCCTTTCCCTTTATCAGACAGGAACTCAAGCTTCCCGTCCTCTTTAGACTCGATCGTTAAGTAGCCGACCTTTTCTCCCTTTTTAATTGGAGCAGTCAATTCACCATTTTCATTTAATTTCTTTTTATCCAGAACAAGAACGGGCTTAAAGTTTTCCTTTTCCCCATTTCTCATAACCATTTCGATGGCATCTTTAGAAGAAATCTTCACTTTATCTTCTTTTCCTTTTGTAACAGGCACTGTTTTCTGGCCTTTCACCTGATGTTTGGCAGGAACGATTTCTTCTTTCGTGAAGTTGGTGAAACCGAAGTTGAACATTTTCTTGGTTTCATCGAATCTGGATTTATAAGTAGCCTGGCCATTCGCTCCTTTAGCGTTCATGACCACACTGATGTAGCGGTTGCCATCTCTCAGGGCTGTACCTGTGAAGCAGTATCCGGCAAAGTCAGTTGTACCTGTTTTAAGGCCATCTGCCCCTTCATAGCCATATACCAGCTCAGGAAGCATCCAGTTCCAGTTTTCCATTTTAATTTCATCATCTGTACCCTCTCTGAAGGTCTTTCTAGGGGTACTTGCCGTTTCCAGCACTTCCGGGAATCGGTTAATCAATTCTTTAGCCAGAATAGCTGTATCTCTTGCTGACATTACGTTTTCTTCCTCAGGGCCGCCTGCTGGAGGGGAACCCTTTAAATCGCGGTTATTCAGGCCGCTGGAATTAACAAATTTATAGTCTTTCAGCCCAAGCTCTGCCGCTTTTTCGTTCATCATTTTAACAAAGTTGGTTTCTGAACCGGCAATCGTTTCTGCAATCGCAATCGTTGCGCCATTCGCAGAGTAGATAGCCATGGCTTCATACAATTCACGGATATTGTATTTGCCGTCCCTTCTTAACGGGACATTCGATAAGGCACGGTCCTGTGAAACTTTCCATACATATTCACTTACTGCGTATTCCTGATCCCACTTCACTTTGCCTTTTTCAACGGCTTCAAGAAGCAGGTATTCTGTCATCATTTTCGTCATACTGGCAATGCCCAGTACTTTATCCGCATTTTTTTGATATAAAATCTTTCCGGTCTCTGCATCTACTAAAATAGCAGCATCGGCATTGATATTTAAAATATCTTCCGCATGTGCTTTATGTATACCAGGTAAAAGACCTAATATCATGACCAAGGCAAGGAATCCAGCGATAGACTTACGGTATAATGTTTTCTTCAATTTTACTGCCCTCCAACGTTTTAATACACTTTTGTTATTTTATCATAACTCTGATTCAAAGAATAGATAGAGTAATTACCTATTCCTGCCTCTCTTGTGGCATGATTGACCCACTTGCTTGCACTGATATTTTCCTAGTATCAATTCCTGGGCATAAAAATAAGCAGAAGAGGTTTCCCTCTTCTGCTCTAATTGCTGTTTTTCGCCAGCAATGTTGATGAATTACATCGAGTAGTTTGGTGCTTCTTTTGTAATCTGTACATCATGCGGATGACTTTCTCTCAGGCCTGCACCAGTCATTTTAATGAATTGGGCATTTTCACGAAGCTCGTGAAGATCTTTTGTTCCGCAATAGCCCATTCCGGAACGGATACCGCCGATAAGCTGGTAAATGGTATCGGATAAAGGACCTTTATATGCAATGCGCCCTTCAATACCCTCTGGAACAAACTTTTTATTATCTTCCTGGAAGTAACGGTCCTTTGAGCCTTTTTCCATAGCTGCAACAGAACCCATTCCTCTGTATACCTTGAAGCGGCGTCCCTGGAAAATTTCCGTTTCGCCCGGGCTTTCAGAAACACCGGCAAGAAGGCTGCCAAGCATAACAGCATGTCCGCCGGCTGCCAATGCTTTCACGATATCCCCTGAATATTTAATTCCGCCATCAGCAATAATGGACTTGCCATGCTTGCGTGCTTCGGTTGCACAGTCATAAACAGCCGTGATCTGCGGTACCCCTACACCTGCAACAACGCGTGTTGTACAAATCGACCCAGGTCCGATTCCCACTTTTACAATATCGGCACCTGCTTCAATCAAATCCTTTGTCGCTTCAGCTGTCGCAACGTTTCCGGCAATAATGGCCAGATCCGGATAAGTATTTCTGATTTCGCGTACGGTATCAAGCACGCCTTTTGAATGTCCGTGTGCCGTATCCACTACGATCACATCCACATCTGATTTCACAAGCATTTCAACGCGCTTCATCGTATCACCGGTTACACCAACTGCTGCACCTGCCAGCAGGCGACCGCGCTCATCCTTTGCCGAGTTAGGAAACTCAATAACTTTTTCAATATCTTTAATGGTGATTAACCCTTTTAAAACACCTTCATCATCTACCAGCGGCAATTTTTCAATTTTATACCTCTGGAGAATCTTTTCTGCTTCATCCAATGTGGTTCCAACCGGAGCCGTTACAAGGTTTTCCTTTGTCATTACATCGGAGATTTTTATCGAAAAGTCCTGAATGAATCGGAGGTCACGGTTTGTCAGAATGCCAACAAGCTTCAGTTCCTCAGTATTGTTGACGATAGGCACACCGGAAATCCGGTATTTGCCCATTAGATGCTCTGCGTCAAATACCTGCTGTTCTGGAGTGAGAAAGAATGGGTCCGTAATAACGCCGCTTTCTGAACGTTTTACTTTATCCACCTGATCAGCCTGCTGTTCTATGGACATGTTTTTATGGATAACTCCCAAACCGCCCTGGCGCGCCATAGCGATCGCCATTTCTGCTTCAGTTACCGTATCCATTCCGGCACTGATCACTGGAATGTTGAGTGCAATCTTTTCAGTCAAATTAACTTTAAGGCTGACATCACGAGGAAGCACCTCTGATTTCGATGGAACCAGTAAAACATCATCAAAAGTTAAACCTTCTTTAGCAAACTTAGTTTCCCACATCTTTTTTGACCTCCTGGACTCGAAAATATTATTAGTAGGTTATCAATTGGACAAAATACTGTCAAGGACGGATTAATATGTTGGATTTTTCAAAAGATTCGGAGGACTTATAGTGATACATCCATTTGATTTTAAAAGCTCCTTTTTGTATTTTTTTTCTGCGAACACATCACAGGAATTTTTAAAAAAATGCTACCAAAAGCAAAACCTGGATCAGGCTGAACAAAAGAGCTATGAAAACAGTTACCCTTTTATATACTATCTAGAACACGGGCAAGTATACTATGAACAGGCAGAGAAGGCACCATTGGTCATCAAGCCGATTCTCTTTTTTTACGGACTGGTTCACCTTGTGAAGGCTTGCATACTGACTGTGGATCCTAATTATCCCGAGACTACTTCGGTTTTGGCACACGGGGTATCTACCCGGAAAAGAAAAAAGCAGCAATATAATTTTTTTCAGGATGAAGTGAAATTTCAAAAAAGCGGGCTTTTCCCTTATATGGGGGAAAAGTTGTTTCACATGAAACATTTGGAAGGCGAAAAAACAACAATGGGAGAGTTATTTGGACAGATTCCAGAGCTTAATGATTTGTACAGCCAGACGGAGGGCCGTATGACTTTTCTAGAAGCAGGGCTGGAAAAGGATGAATTGATTTTGCCCAAGGTAATCCTTGATCGCTTTCATATGACCGAGTCCCGTTTTGTGGAGTATCTAAAGTCAAAATCAGACTCTCATATTAGCTTTCAGGAATCAGAGGGGTCGGCATTGAAATTCAAGTTGGAAAATTTGAATACATATAATTTCAAGCCCTTACGATATAGTCCGGATGCTGGAAAGTTCTTCTTCCCGCTGGCTAAAGATGAATTGATTGATTTCCCTGAACTTCTGATTCATTATCTGCTGCTGTATAACTTAAGCATGATTGCCCGCTATGAAACTGAATGGTGGAGCGAACTCATCAAAATGATGCCGAATAAAGACTATCCGTTTATTCAAACTTTCCTTCAAATTACGGCTGCAAAGGGGCCGTATTTAATTTATCAGTATTTGGCTGATAAGAAGCAGTAAGGTTTCCTTTGGGGATATGCTGGCTGCGGCTTTCAATTGTGAACTGCATTTGTTGTTTTGTTTTGGGTGTTTGGAAGAGGCTGAGTGCGGGGGTGTTTGAATTTAATGTGGTGGCCGGCTGTTTCTTCAGGCAAGAAGCATAGCTTGGCGGTATATCTAACAGGTTTTGGAGTTTATCTAGCATGTTTTGGGTTTTATCTAACAGGTTTTTGAATTTATCTAACAGGATTTTTGATTTATCTAGCAGGATTTTTGATTTATCTAGCATGTTTTGGGTTTTATCTTAAATTGGCACAATTCATCTACATAAAGAACAGATTTAACTTTTAAAACAGACGGCAGAATAAGGAGTGGCGCATATAATTTGATTCTGGCGCATATAGCATGAAAGTGACGCATATCTGTGCCATAGTGACGCATATCCAGAAAAAGTGACGCAAATGCTGGCCGAAGTGACGCATAACTGCACTTTTCAATATAAAGAAGTGTCCAACTGATTCAGATCCCAATAATTACACACAAAAAAGAGCACCCATCAGGTGCTCTTTCATTTGCCCGGCAGCGTCCTACTCTCACAGGGGGACAGCCCCCAACTACCATCGGCGCTGAGAAGCTTAACTTCCGTGTTCGGTATGGGAACGGGTGTGACCTTCTCGCTATCGCCACCGGACTATTTGATTTGAAGAAACTTCGTTCCCTCAAAACTAGATAATGTATGAAGAAGAATTTGCCGAGTATTCACCAATGACTTGTCTAGCTTCGGCTCCTAACTTCTCGGCCGTTTCGATCCGTCCCTCCAAATCCCAAAACCAGGATTTGAATGGCCGGCTCTCCAACGTCTCTCGAAGTTGAACAGTCGCCTCCGCTTTTCGTTTTGGTTAAGTCCTCGATCGATTAGTATCAGTCAGCTCCACATGTCGCCACGCTTCCACCTCTGACCTATCAACCTGATCATCTTTCAGGGATCTTACTAGCTTGACGCTATGGGAAATCTCATCTCGAGGGGGGCTTCATGCTTAGATGCTTTCAGCACTTATCCCTTCCGCACATAGCTACCCAGCGATGCCTTTGGCAAGACAACTGGTACACCAGCGGTGCGTCCATCCCGGTCCTCTCGTACTAAGGACAGCTCCTCTCAAATTTCCTGCGCCCACGACGGATAGGGACCGAACTGTCTCACGACGTTCTGAACCCAGCTCGCGTACCGCTTTAATGGGCGAACAGCCCAACCCTTGGGACCGACTACAGCCCCAGGATGCGATGAGCCGACATCGAGGTGCCAAACCTCCCCGTCGATGTGGACTCTTGGGGGAGATAAGCCTGTTATCCCCGGGGTAGCTTTTATCCGTTGAGCGATGGCCCTTCCATGCGGAACCACCGGATCACTAAGCCCGACTTTCGTCCCTGCTCGACTTGTAGGTCTCGCAGTCAAGCTCCCTTGTGCCTTTACACTCTGCGAATGATTTCCAACCATTCTGAGGGAACCTTTGGGCGCCTCCGTTACTTTTTAGGAGGCGACCGCCCCAGTCAAACTGCCCACCTGACACTGTCTCCCGCCCCGATCAGGGGCGCGGGTTAGAATTTCAATACAGCCAGGGTAGTATCCCACCGACGCCTCCACCGAAGCTAGCGCTCCGGCTTCTCAGGCTCCTACCTATCCTGTACAAGCTGTACCAAAATTCAATATCAGGCTACAGTAAAGCTCCACGGGGTCTTTCCGTCCTGTCGCGGGTAACCTGCATCTTCACAGGTACTATAATTTCACCGAGTCTCTCGTTGAGACAGTGCCCAGATCGTTACGCCTTTCGTGCGGGTCGGAACTTACCCGACAAGGAATTTCGCTACCTTAGGACCGTTATAGTTACGGCCGCCGTTTACTGGGGCTTCGATTCAAAGCTTCGCTTGCGCTAACCTCTCCTCTTAACCTTCCAGCACCGGGCAGGCGTCAGCCCCTATACTTCGCCTTGCGGCTTCGCAGAGACCTGTGTTTTTGCTAAACAGTCGCCTGGGCCTATTCACTGCGGCTCATCAGGGCTATTCACCCTAATGAGCACCCCTTCTCCCGAAGTTACGGGGTCATTTTGCCGAGTTCCTTAACGAGAGTTCTCTCGCTCACCTTAGGATTCTCTCCTCGCCTACCTGTGTCGGTTTGCGGTACGGGCACCTTTTCCCTCGCTAGAGGCTTTTCTTGGCAGTGTGGAATCAGGAACTTCGGTACTAAATTTCCCTCGCCGTCACAGCTCAGCCTATGTGGTAACGGGATTTGCCTCGTTACCGGCCTAACTGCTTGGACGCGCTAATCCAGCAGCGCGCTTACCCTATCCTCCTGCGTCCCCCCATTGCTCAAACGGTAAAGAGGTGGTACAGGAATATCAACCTGTTGTCCATCGCCTACGCTTTTCAGCCTCGGCTTAGGTCCCGACTAACCCTGAGCGGACGAGCCTTCCTCAGGAAACCTTAGGCATTCGGTGGATGGGATTCTCACCCATCTTTCGCTACTCATACCGGCATTCTCACTTCTAAGCGCTCCACCAGTCCTTGCGGTCTGGCTTCAACGCCCTTAGAACGCTCTCCTACCACTGACATCGTAGATGTCAATCCACAGCTTCGGTGATACGTTTAGCCCCGGTACATTTTCGGCGCGGAGTCACTCGACCAGTGAGCTATTACGCACTCTTTAAATGGTGGCTGCTTCTAAGCCAACATCCTGGTTGTCTAAGCAACTCCACATCCTTTTCCACTTAACGTATACTTTGGGACCTTAGCTGGTGGTCTGGGCTGTTTCCCTCTTGACTACGGATCTTATCACTCGCAGTCTGACTCCCATGGATAAGTCTTTGGCATTCGGAGTTTGTCTGAATTCGGTAACCCGATGGGGGCCCCTAGTCCAAACAGTGCTCTACCTCCAAGACTCTTACTACATGAGGCTAGCCCTAAAGCTATTTCGGAGAGAACCAGCTATCTCCAGGTTCGATTGGAATTTCTCCGCTACCCACACCTCATCCCCGCACTTTTCAACGTGCGTGGGTTCGGGCCTCCATCCAGTGTTACCTGGACTTCACCCTGGACATGGGTAGATCACCTGGTTTCGGGTCTACGACCACATACTCATTCGCCCTATTCAGACTCGCTTTCGCTGCGGCTCCGTCTTATCAACTTAACCTCGCATGTAATCGTAACTCGCCGGTTCATTCTACAAAAGGCACGCTATCACCCATTAACGGGCTCTAACTACTTGTAGGCACACGGTTTCAGGATCTCTTTCACTCCCCTTCCGGGGTGCTTTTCACCTTTCCCTCACGGTACTGGTTCACTATCGGTCACTAGGGAGTATTTAGCCTTGGGAGATGGTCCTCCCTGCTTCCGACGGGATTTCTCGTGTCCCGCCGTACTCAGGATCCACTCTGGAGGGAACGAAGTTTCAACTACAGGGCTTTTACCTTCTCTGGCCGGCCTTTCCAGACCTGTTCATTTACCTCGTTCCTTTGTAACTCCGTATAGAGTGTCCTACAACCCCAGGAGGCAAGCCTCCTGGTTTGGGCTAATCCCGTTTCGCTCGCCGCTACTCAGGGAATCGCGTTTGCTTTCTCTTCCTCCGGGTACTTAGATGTTTCAGTTCCCCGGGTCTGCCTTCTATACCCTATGTATTCAGGTAAAGATCCTATCCCATTACGGATAGGGGGTTTCCCCATTCGGAAATCTCCGGATCAAAGCTTACTTACAGCTCCCCGAAGCATATCGGTGTTAGTACCGTCCTTCATCGGCTCCTAGTGCCAAGGCATTCACCGTGCGCCCTTTCTAACTTAACCGTATTTGACAGGTTCATCGGAGATGAACACAATCAAAGGTTTTAACTCTATTTAACATAGAGAATTTACTAAGATGGCGATTACTCGGTTATTGCTTCTTCAATAACATTATCTAGTTTTCAAGGAACAAAAAATAACGAATCATATCGTTATGGTTGGTGGAGCCTAGCGGGATCGAACCGCTGACCTCCTGCGTGCAAGGCAGGCGCTCTCCCAGCTGAGCTAAGGCCCCATTATATGAGATGGTGGGCCTAAATGGACTCGAACCATCGACCTCACGCTTATCAGGCGTGCGCTCTAACCAGCTGAGCTATAGGCCCACATAATAGGTAAAGGTATTAAAATGTGAGAGATCGAACTCTCAAAACTGAACGAACAAAGAACGTCACGTTTCTTGTAAATATTCCTTAGAAAGGAGGTGATCCAGCCGCACCTTCCGATACGGCTACCTTGTTACGACTTCACCCCAATCATCTGTCCCACCTTAGGCGGCTGGCTCCAAA includes the following:
- a CDS encoding D-alanyl-D-alanine carboxypeptidase family protein, with amino-acid sequence MILGLLPGIHKAHAEDILNINADAAILVDAETGKILYQKNADKVLGIASMTKMMTEYLLLEAVEKGKVKWDQEYAVSEYVWKVSQDRALSNVPLRRDGKYNIRELYEAMAIYSANGATIAIAETIAGSETNFVKMMNEKAAELGLKDYKFVNSSGLNNRDLKGSPPAGGPEEENVMSARDTAILAKELINRFPEVLETASTPRKTFREGTDDEIKMENWNWMLPELVYGYEGADGLKTGTTDFAGYCFTGTALRDGNRYISVVMNAKGANGQATYKSRFDETKKMFNFGFTNFTKEEIVPAKHQVKGQKTVPVTKGKEDKVKISSKDAIEMVMRNGEKENFKPVLVLDKKKLNENGELTAPIKKGEKVGYLTIESKEDGKLEFLSDKGKGNIQVDVVAAESVEKANWFVLTMRSIGGFFGDLWGSVSSTVKGWF
- the pdxT gene encoding pyridoxal 5'-phosphate synthase glutaminase subunit PdxT, with protein sequence MIKVGVLGLQGAVREHVLSVEACGAEAVVIKRKEQLDEVDGLILPGGESTTMRRLIDKYDFMDSLKEFAQSGKPMFGTCAGLILLAKHIIGYDEPHIGVMDVRVERNSFGRQRESFEADLDIAGVAEDFAAVFIRAPHIVEAGENVEILAKHNGRIVAAREGRFLGCSFHPELTEDHRLTGYFVEMIKESKQLAI
- the guaB gene encoding IMP dehydrogenase; this translates as MWETKFAKEGLTFDDVLLVPSKSEVLPRDVSLKVNLTEKIALNIPVISAGMDTVTEAEMAIAMARQGGLGVIHKNMSIEQQADQVDKVKRSESGVITDPFFLTPEQQVFDAEHLMGKYRISGVPIVNNTEELKLVGILTNRDLRFIQDFSIKISDVMTKENLVTAPVGTTLDEAEKILQRYKIEKLPLVDDEGVLKGLITIKDIEKVIEFPNSAKDERGRLLAGAAVGVTGDTMKRVEMLVKSDVDVIVVDTAHGHSKGVLDTVREIRNTYPDLAIIAGNVATAEATKDLIEAGADIVKVGIGPGSICTTRVVAGVGVPQITAVYDCATEARKHGKSIIADGGIKYSGDIVKALAAGGHAVMLGSLLAGVSESPGETEIFQGRRFKVYRGMGSVAAMEKGSKDRYFQEDNKKFVPEGIEGRIAYKGPLSDTIYQLIGGIRSGMGYCGTKDLHELRENAQFIKMTGAGLRESHPHDVQITKEAPNYSM
- a CDS encoding YaaC family protein, which encodes MIHPFDFKSSFLYFFSANTSQEFLKKCYQKQNLDQAEQKSYENSYPFIYYLEHGQVYYEQAEKAPLVIKPILFFYGLVHLVKACILTVDPNYPETTSVLAHGVSTRKRKKQQYNFFQDEVKFQKSGLFPYMGEKLFHMKHLEGEKTTMGELFGQIPELNDLYSQTEGRMTFLEAGLEKDELILPKVILDRFHMTESRFVEYLKSKSDSHISFQESEGSALKFKLENLNTYNFKPLRYSPDAGKFFFPLAKDELIDFPELLIHYLLLYNLSMIARYETEWWSELIKMMPNKDYPFIQTFLQITAAKGPYLIYQYLADKKQ
- the pdxS gene encoding pyridoxal 5'-phosphate synthase lyase subunit PdxS is translated as MKTGTDRVKRGMAEMQKGGVIMDVVNAEQAKIAEEAGAVAVMALERVPSDIRAAGGVARMADPRIMEEVMGAVSIPVMAKARIGHIVEARILEAMGVDYIDESEVLTPADEEYHLNKRDYTVPFVCGCRDLGEAARRIGEGASMLRTKGEPGTGNIVEAVRHIRKVNAQVRKVVGMNEDELMTEAKLLGAPYELLLEIKSLGRLPVVNFAAGGVATPADAALMMELGADGVFVGSGIFKSENPAKFARAIVEATTHYQDYKLIAELSKELGTPMKGIEISSLAPEARMQERGW